CCCAACACCCCCCGGAGGAAACCCATGCGTAACAAGCTGAAGCTGAACGTCGACTCGCTCACCATCGCGTCGTTCAATACGACCGGCGCGGCGGCGGAGAAGCCGGGCACCGTGGTCGGCAACGCGACGCCCTGTACGTTCAACATCTCGGGCTGCGTCGCGACGTACCACACCTGCGCCTCGTTCGACCGCACCTGCTGAGAACGACGGAGGGCGCGGCCTATCCTCCCGGCCGCGCCCTCCCATCCACCGCTCCCACGGCATCACCGCCGGACGCGCTTGCCCCGTCCGCCCCGCCCCGCCGGTTCCCCGCCCGCCTCCACCCTCGCCGGCTCCGCTTTCGCGCCCGCCTCGCCGAGCTTCTTCTTCCTGCGCGCGGCGTAGAATCCGTTGGCCGTGAGCACCGGCCCGCCCAGCATGTACACCAGCCCGCTGAACCCCATGTACCGCGGCGCCACGGCGAGGGCGACGGCGATGGACGTGAGGCCGATCATGACGTTCAGCACGTTCTGGCGGACGTTGTCGGCCGTGTCCAGCACCTCGCCCGGCGTCAGCTCCAGCTCCTCGCGAAGGCGGTAGGCATGCATGTACAGGACGGCGAAGAGGAGGAAGACCAGCACGTAGCCCGAGCCGAACACCACCATCATCTGCGCCGGCTCGCCCCGATGCGTGAACACCGGCACGTGGCTGCCGTCGCCCAGCACCGCGTATTGCCGGCCGCTGAACTCGTCCACCACCAGGGTGAAGACGAACTTGAGCGGATAGACGAAGAAGACGACCAGGAAGAGGAGCACGGCGTTGAGCGCCACCGTGACCGTGTCGTCCAGCCCGAAGCGGCGGAAGAAGCGGTACTGCTGGTACCACACGCGGAAGAGGATGGCGAACGACGCCGCGAACGAGAGGAAGCCGCGCATGGCGTCCATGAGCTGCGCGAACGTGTGCGGCACCTCCAGCGACACCACCAGCAGCGTGATGGCGAAGCCGAACACGGCGTCGCTCAGCGCTTCCAGGCGCGACACCTCCGCGCCGCGCCAGCGGAAGCTGCCGTCGCCCGTCCGCCCGCCCGTCATCGCCCGCCGCACCATCAGCCCGCCCCCGCGCGACGAGGCCTGCAGCCGCCGCGGACGCATCCTTTTGCGGCTTCATCGGCTCGCACCAGCGGACCAGCCGGGCCGGGGACGGAGGGCCTGCACCCGGAGAATCGGTGTTTCATGGCAACGAGATAGCGGTGTTTACGCCGGAGCGCGAGAGCACTTGCGAGGGAGTGTTTCTTGCAAATCCGTCGCGAAACATTCCCCCGCTCCGGATGGCGCGGAGGAAGGGCACCCGCTGGATGGGAGCGATCCGATGAGCAAGCTGCGGCTGGACCTGGACGCGCTGTCGGTCGAGGCGTTCGAAACCGACGGCGGGATGTCGGACGGCGCCGGGACGGTGGACGGCTTCGCCAAGCCCGACGACGTGCACCGCGACGCGGTCTTCGCCTGTACGCAGGTGGCGAGCTGCTATTGCCGGACGGCGTACGCCGTGTGCGGCACGGGGCACGCGACCATCTACTCGTGCACGCCCACGTCGCCGGCCGCCTGCGCCTGACGCACGGCGCAGGTGAGAGAGGACGGGAGGCGGCTCCGCTCGGGCCGCCTCCCGTCGCGTTCGCTACCGTCCCGCGGTCTCCATCACGCCGGAGCCCACCGTGGCCTCGATCTCGTCCGCATCCACCGGCACGTCGCGGGTGATGACCTCGCGGCCGGTCTCGGTGACGATCACGTCGTCCTCCACGCGGATGCCCAGGCCGCGGAAATCGGCCGGGATGTCCTCCGCGTCCGGGATGTAGAGGCCGGGCTCCACCGTGAGCACCATGCCGGGGCGGAGGCGCAGGGGCGAGCCGTCCGGCTCGCGGTAGCCGCCCGCGTCGTGCACGTCCAGCCCCAGCCAGTGCGAGGTCTGGTGCGTGTTGAAGCGCTTGTATCCGCCGTCCTCGATCAGCGCGTCCACGTCGCCGCGCGGCAGGAGGCCCAGGTCCGCGAGCCCCTTCACCATCACGCGCACCGCGGCGTCGTGCACGCCCTGGAAGGTGTTCCCGGGCGCGACCGCGGCGATGCCCGCCTCCTCCGCAGCGGCCACGACGTCGTACAGGGCGCGCTGGGCGGGCGTGAAGCGGCCGTTCACCGGGAAGGTGCGGGTGATGTCGGAGCAGTAGTTCCCCAGCTCGGCCCCGGCGTCGATGAGCACCAGGTCGCCGTCCTCCACCACGCGGTCGTTGCTGGTGTAGTGCAGGATGGTGCCGTTCACGGCCGAGCCCACGATGGTGGGGTACGACGGCCCCCACGCGCCGGCGCGGCGGTACGTGCCGTCCACCGCCGCCTCCAGCTCCCACTCGCCCACGCCGGGGCGCGCCATCCGCATCGCAGCCAGGTGGCCCTGCGCGGCGAGCCTGCCGGACTCGCGCATCAGCTCCAGCTCCGCGGGCTCCTTCACGAGACGCATGGGATCCAGCACCTGCGCCGGGTCGCGCACGTCCCACGGCCCCTTGCCGCTGCGGGGCCGCGACAGGCGGAAGCGCGCGAGAAGCGACGTGACGCGCCGGTCCATCTCCTGCGAGCTTCCCAGCGAGTACCAGACGGCGTCGGCAGGCTCCAGCAGCTTGGGCAGTCGCTCGTCCAGCTCGTCCAGGGGGTACGCCGCGTCGGCGCCGAAGCGATCGCGGGCGCCCTCCACGCCGTGCCGCCGGCCCGTCCACGTCTCCTTCTCGGCGTCGCGGGGGCGCACGAAGAGCGTGAGGCGGTGCTCGGGATCGTGCGGCGTGAACACCGCCACCGTCTCCGGCTCGGCGAAGTCGGTGAGGTACAGCAGGTCGCTGTTCGCGCGGTAGCGCACGTCGGTGTCGCGCGACTTCAGCAGCTCGGGCGAGGCGACCAGGATGGCGACGCCGTTGCCGATCTGCGCCAGGAACCGCTCGCGCCGGGAGAGGAACGACGTGGCGGCGGGGCCGGGTTTCGCGGAAGGTGTGTCGCTGTTCTGCATCGCCGGGAGGGTCCGAGGGGGCGAGGGAGATGTGCCGGGGCTGCGCGCTCCGCGTAGGATAAGCCGCGCATCCTCCCGCCGCAAACCATCTCCCGTCTCCGCCCACCTTCCGCCGACGATCACTAGCCCCCTGGAGAGCGCGCCCAGCCATCGGCAGAGAGCCGGACGTGAGGACGGGGCAATGCTGGCCTCTCTACCGGCTTCTCATCGCCATGATCCGTCCGCCCGTTGGTGGCAGTGGCGGGGGAGATGCCCAAGCTGTTACCTTGCGGCTCGCCCACGACGTCCACGCCCGCCGGCTCGCCGAGGAGCGTCAGCTGTGACGTCGTCGTTCACGGCGGACGCGGCGGTCTCACCATTCCGGGCATCCATGGCCGGCACGCTGCGATTGGTGGCGCACGACCCCGCTTGGCCGGAACGCTTCGCGGCCGAGGCCGAGCGCATCCGCCGCGCCGCCGGCCCGCTCGCGACGGCTATCGAGCACGTGGGCAGCACTGCGGTGCCCGGTCTCGCGGGCAAGCCGGTCCTGGACATCGGCATCGCCGTGGCGAGCGAGGGAGATGCGGACGCGTGCGTCGCGCCGCTGGAGGGGCTGGGCTACGAGCACCGCGGCCCGTACGGCGACGACCCGCGCCGCCGCTACTACGTCCGCGACGAAGACCGCCGCCGCGTCGCGCAGATCCACCTCTACGTCCTTCCCGCGCAGGCGTGGGACGAGAAGCTGGGCTTCCGCGACGCCCTGCGCGCGGACCCCGCGCTCGCGCAGGCGTACGCGGCCGAGAAGCAGCGGGTGGCGGACCAGGTCGGCTGGGACAAGGGTGCGTATTCCGTGGCCAAGGGGCCGTTCGTGGAAGCCGTCTTGGCACAGCTGCGGGCATCCGGGCATCTGCCGCGACCGGCCGAAAGCTGATTCCGCACCTCCGTTTCCCGTCGTCCGGATTCTGCGCATCCGAAGCATGCGCGGCCGGACCTCGCGCCCGCGCGCCGGGTAGCCAGAGCGTCGCAGCCGGACCTTTCGCATCCGCAGCGATCCATCGCCCATCCCATGCAGTCACCGCCGCTTAGATGAACGTCGCACCTCTCCGCATCATCGCACCCAGAACCGTCTTCACCGCATCCGCGGCGGTGCTGCTCGGCGCGTCGGGCGGGCACGCGCAGGCGCCGCTGCTGGGGCTCCCGGTTACGCCGGCGCCCTCGACCGCGCCCGCATCCACCGTCGTACCGTCCGGCAACGCCGCCGCCGCCTCGGGCACGACGACCTCTCCGGGTGCGCCCTCGCCGGGGCCGACGATCGTGGCGGCATCTGCTTCGAACGTGCCGACGACGACCGCTGCTCCGATCACGTCGGGGGCGGCTGCCCCGGCGTCGCGCGCTGCCGCATCACCCGTCCGCATGCCGGCGCGGCCCCGGTGCGGCGTGGGCGAGGTGAAGGAGATGCACCGCAACCCGCTTCCGGGCGAGCTGCGCTGCCTGTACGGAGTGCACGGGCCGGGGAAGTTCGGGCTGCTGTCGTACCTGGACGTGCCCGTGTACCAGCCGAACACCCCCATGCCCGGCACGCACGTGGTGGGCGTCGCGGGCATGCCGGGCCCGCGGCAGGGCGAGAGCTTCGAGGCGTGGGAGTGGCGCGTGCTGCGCACCGTGTACGGCCGCGAGGCGCTGCAGGTGCACCGCGAGACGGAGCTGCTGGACCCGGTGGTGGGTGCCAAGATCATGCGCTTCGAGCAGTCGCTTGCGGCGGAAGGCATCCGCTTCCACCGGCGGGAGACGTGGCGCTCGCCGGAGCGGCAGGCGTTCCTCTTCCAGCAGGGTCGCGTGCGACCGGGGCCGCTGGCCACCAGCACGCTCACGTCGTGGCACTCGCGGGTGGACCGCCTGGGCCGCCCCGCCGGCCGCGCGGTGGATTACGACGTGGCCCCGTCGCGCCTCGGGCGCTTCCACGAACTGGCCGCCGCGGCGGGGCTGGGCAGCTACGGCGCCGACAGCAACGACGCGGGCCATGTCTTCTACGCGGGCGACGAGCTGCTGTCACCCTCCGAGATCGCCGTGATGCGTCTGCTCAAGCGCGTGCCGCACGTGACACTGGAGACCGGCCGGCCGACGAACGAGACGTGGACGTACGGCTCCCTCTCGTACTTCCAGGAGCAGGCGCGCGCGTTCGCGAACACACCGCTGGAGCCAGTCCCGTTGCTCGACCCCGCCGCGCCGCTCCGCCTCGCGCGCATCGTCGCACCTCCGCCCGCGCCGCCTCCGCCGGTCGCCACGCCGCCGCGCGGGAAGCGCCGCGGCCGACACTGAGCCTCATCGCCCCCCAGCAGAAACCAGCAACCCTCTCCCGAGCCGCGGAAGAGGGTTGTTCGCTCGGATGATGGTATGCGATGGCAACGTCTCGTATGAAGTCCGTGAGAATCGGTGCGGCCAGCATCGCCCTGGGGGCTCAAGCCGCGGGCTACGACGTCACGAAGCCCACAGGTATTGATCCCATTTTGCCACGTGCGTTTTTCGAGCCCACACCTCATCAGACGAAGACTGACGAACACGAACTCTGGAGCGCCAGCGCAAGCTGTCGCCCCTTTGCCTTGTCCGCGCGACATAGAAAGAGGACGATGAGGATTTTTCGCACGCAAGGAAACGTAT
The sequence above is a segment of the Longimicrobiaceae bacterium genome. Coding sequences within it:
- a CDS encoding TMEM175 family protein, producing MRPRRLQASSRGGGLMVRRAMTGGRTGDGSFRWRGAEVSRLEALSDAVFGFAITLLVVSLEVPHTFAQLMDAMRGFLSFAASFAILFRVWYQQYRFFRRFGLDDTVTVALNAVLLFLVVFFVYPLKFVFTLVVDEFSGRQYAVLGDGSHVPVFTHRGEPAQMMVVFGSGYVLVFLLFAVLYMHAYRLREELELTPGEVLDTADNVRQNVLNVMIGLTSIAVALAVAPRYMGFSGLVYMLGGPVLTANGFYAARRKKKLGEAGAKAEPARVEAGGEPAGRGGRGKRVRR
- a CDS encoding GrpB family protein; this encodes MTSSFTADAAVSPFRASMAGTLRLVAHDPAWPERFAAEAERIRRAAGPLATAIEHVGSTAVPGLAGKPVLDIGIAVASEGDADACVAPLEGLGYEHRGPYGDDPRRRYYVRDEDRRRVAQIHLYVLPAQAWDEKLGFRDALRADPALAQAYAAEKQRVADQVGWDKGAYSVAKGPFVEAVLAQLRASGHLPRPAES
- a CDS encoding aminopeptidase P N-terminal domain-containing protein is translated as MQNSDTPSAKPGPAATSFLSRRERFLAQIGNGVAILVASPELLKSRDTDVRYRANSDLLYLTDFAEPETVAVFTPHDPEHRLTLFVRPRDAEKETWTGRRHGVEGARDRFGADAAYPLDELDERLPKLLEPADAVWYSLGSSQEMDRRVTSLLARFRLSRPRSGKGPWDVRDPAQVLDPMRLVKEPAELELMRESGRLAAQGHLAAMRMARPGVGEWELEAAVDGTYRRAGAWGPSYPTIVGSAVNGTILHYTSNDRVVEDGDLVLIDAGAELGNYCSDITRTFPVNGRFTPAQRALYDVVAAAEEAGIAAVAPGNTFQGVHDAAVRVMVKGLADLGLLPRGDVDALIEDGGYKRFNTHQTSHWLGLDVHDAGGYREPDGSPLRLRPGMVLTVEPGLYIPDAEDIPADFRGLGIRVEDDVIVTETGREVITRDVPVDADEIEATVGSGVMETAGR